From a single Maylandia zebra isolate NMK-2024a linkage group LG3, Mzebra_GT3a, whole genome shotgun sequence genomic region:
- the LOC101475552 gene encoding phosphatidylinositol-3,5-bisphosphate 3-phosphatase MTMR2 isoform X3 gives MEKQAGGAGAGDGAGANRKPWGSPTCGAAAGDTLDSPTGSHVEWCKQLIAATISSQISGSVQPDIGSRDIKVSKRLNRRQDSQDEGLCYHGDIDSEHPSSALTLPGLRYGAQVKMFQNQVPLLPGETIQTTVKDVMYICPFSGLVTGTLTITDYKLYFISVEKDSPFILDVNLGVISRIESISVPNQGENNKGLELVCKDMRSPRFAYKMEESQPDVVEVLTKHAFPLSHSLPLFAFLYKEQFPVDGWKVYDPAAEYRRQGLPNESWTISKINSTYELCDTYPSILVIPTNITDEDIKRVAVFRAKHRIPVLSWIHPESQATIVRCSQPLVGPSDRRCKEDERFLQIIMDANAQSHKLTIFDARQSSVAITNKGKDGGYESESFYPNVELNFLEIPNIHVMRESLRKMKDVVYPTIDEAHWHSFIDQTHWLEYIRLLLAGAAKVADKLESGKTSVVVHCSDGWDRTAQLTSLAMLMLDSYYRTLRGFQVLVEKEWISFGHKFAARVGHGDENHANSERSPLFVQFIDCVWQMTRQFPAAFEFNELFLITVLDHLYSCLFGTFLYSSEQERANQEVPAKTVSLWSYINSQPEDFTNPFYVDYENHVLYPMVSPRHLELWTSYYARWNPRMRPQVPVHQTLKDLLILRAELQRRVEELQREASSHSLSSSSDHSPTHTAGTPLHTAV, from the exons ATGGAGAAACAGGCCGGAGGTGCCGGCGCTGGGGACGGTGCAGGGGCGAACAGAAAGCCGTGGGGCTCGCCGACTTGCGGCGCGGCAGCCGGTGATACCCTGGACAG TCCAACAGGTTCTCACGTAGAATGGTGTAAACAGCTAATAGCAGCCACAATCTCCAGTCAGATCTCAGGATCAGTCCAACCAGACATTGGGAGCAGGGACATCAAG GTGTCCAAGAGGCTGAATCGCAGG CAGGATTCACAGGATGAAGGGCTTTGTTACCATGGAGACATTGACTCTGAGCATCCTTCCAGTGCTTTG ACCCTCCCAGGTCTGAGATACGGAGCACAGGTCAAAATGTTCCAGAACCAGGTTCCTCTGCTCCCTGGAGAGACCATCCAAACTACAG TCAAGGATGTGATGTACATTTGTCCATTCAGCGGTCTGGTTACTGGGACTTtgaccatcacagactacaagcTGTACTTCATCAGTGTGGAAAAG GACTCTCCCTTCATTCTGGATGTGAACCTGGGAGTCATCAGCAGGATCGAATCTATCAGTGTTCCCAACCAAGGAGAGAACAACAAGGGACTGGAGCTGGTCTGCAAG GACATGAGGAGTCCCAGGTTTGCCTATAAGATGGAGGAGAGCCAGCCGGACGTGGTGGAGGTGCTGACCAAACATGCCTTTCCTCTGTCCCACAGTCTG CCCTTGTTTGCCTTCCTGTACAAAGAGCAGTTTCCTGTGGACGGCTGGAAGGTGTATGACCCAGCAGCAGAATACAGACGTCAG GGGCTTCCTAATGAGAGCTGGACCATCAGTAAGATAAACAGCACCTACGAGCTATGTGACACGTATCCTTCCATCCTGGTCATCCCCAccaacatcacagatgaagacaTCAAACGAGTGGCTGTGTTCAGAGCCAAGCACCGTATACCG GTCTTGTCCTGGATCCACCCGGAGTCTCAGGCCACCATTGTACGCTGTAGCCAGCCGCTAGTTGGGCCGTCAGACCGTCGCTGTAAAGAAGACGAACGCTTTCTCCAAATCATCATGGACGCCAACGCTCAGTCCCACAAGCTCACCATCTTTGATGCCCGACAGAGCAGCGTGGCCATCACCAACAAG GGAAAGGATGGAGGGTATGAAAGCGAGAGTTTCTACCCCAATGTAGAGCTAAACTTCCTGGAAATTCCAAACATTCATGTGATGAGGGAGTCTCTCAGGAAGATGAAGGATGTCGTTTATCCTACCATAGACGAAGCCCACTGGCACTCCTTTATCGACCAGACGCACTGGCTGGAGTACATACGG CTGTTATTAGCAGGAGCAGCAAAGGTAGCTGATAAGCTGGAGTCTGGGAAGACGTCGGTGGTGGTTCACTGCAGCGACGGCTGGGACAGGACAGCCCAGCTTACCTCTCTGGCCATGCTGATGCTGGACAGTTACTATCGCACACTGAGAGGCTTCCAG GTTTTAGTGGAGAAGGAGTGGATTAGTTTTGGACACAAGTTTGCTGCT CGCGTGGGCCACGGTGATGAGAACCATGCTAACTCAGAGCGCTCGCCTCTGTTCGTCCAGTTTATCGACTGCGTCTGGCAGATGACTCGACAG TTCCCAGCAGCCTTTGAGTTCAATGAGCTCTTCCTGATCACCGTGCTGGACCATCTGTACAGCTGTCTGTTTGGTACATTCCTCTACAGCAGTGAACAGGAGCGGGCCAACCAG GAGGTTCCAGCCAAGACTGTGTCTCTCTGGTCGTACATCAACAG CCAGCCCGAGGACTTCACCAACCCCTTCTACGTGGACTATGAAAACCACGTTCTCTACCCGATGGTTTCGCCCAGACACCTGGAGCTTTGGACCAGTTACTATGCCCGCTGGAACCCACGCATGAGGCCACAG
- the LOC101475552 gene encoding phosphatidylinositol-3,5-bisphosphate 3-phosphatase MTMR2 isoform X9 has product MEKQAGGAGAGDGAGANRKPWGSPTCGAAAGDTLDSPTGSHVEWCKQLIAATISSQISGSVQPDIGSRDIKAGRRPDFMTLPGLRYGAQVKMFQNQVPLLPGETIQTTVKDVMYICPFSGLVTGTLTITDYKLYFISVEKDSPFILDVNLGVISRIESISVPNQGENNKGLELVCKDMRSPRFAYKMEESQPDVVEVLTKHAFPLSHSLPLFAFLYKEQFPVDGWKVYDPAAEYRRQGLPNESWTISKINSTYELCDTYPSILVIPTNITDEDIKRVAVFRAKHRIPVLSWIHPESQATIVRCSQPLVGPSDRRCKEDERFLQIIMDANAQSHKLTIFDARQSSVAITNKGKDGGYESESFYPNVELNFLEIPNIHVMRESLRKMKDVVYPTIDEAHWHSFIDQTHWLEYIRLLLAGAAKVADKLESGKTSVVVHCSDGWDRTAQLTSLAMLMLDSYYRTLRGFQVLVEKEWISFGHKFAARVGHGDENHANSERSPLFVQFIDCVWQMTRQFPAAFEFNELFLITVLDHLYSCLFGTFLYSSEQERANQEVPAKTVSLWSYINSQPEDFTNPFYVDYENHVLYPMVSPRHLELWTSYYARWNPRMRPQVPVHQTLKDLLILRAELQRRVEELQREASSHSLSSSSDHSPTHTAGTPLHTAV; this is encoded by the exons ATGGAGAAACAGGCCGGAGGTGCCGGCGCTGGGGACGGTGCAGGGGCGAACAGAAAGCCGTGGGGCTCGCCGACTTGCGGCGCGGCAGCCGGTGATACCCTGGACAG TCCAACAGGTTCTCACGTAGAATGGTGTAAACAGCTAATAGCAGCCACAATCTCCAGTCAGATCTCAGGATCAGTCCAACCAGACATTGGGAGCAGGGACATCAAG GCTGGGAGAAGACCAGACTTCATG ACCCTCCCAGGTCTGAGATACGGAGCACAGGTCAAAATGTTCCAGAACCAGGTTCCTCTGCTCCCTGGAGAGACCATCCAAACTACAG TCAAGGATGTGATGTACATTTGTCCATTCAGCGGTCTGGTTACTGGGACTTtgaccatcacagactacaagcTGTACTTCATCAGTGTGGAAAAG GACTCTCCCTTCATTCTGGATGTGAACCTGGGAGTCATCAGCAGGATCGAATCTATCAGTGTTCCCAACCAAGGAGAGAACAACAAGGGACTGGAGCTGGTCTGCAAG GACATGAGGAGTCCCAGGTTTGCCTATAAGATGGAGGAGAGCCAGCCGGACGTGGTGGAGGTGCTGACCAAACATGCCTTTCCTCTGTCCCACAGTCTG CCCTTGTTTGCCTTCCTGTACAAAGAGCAGTTTCCTGTGGACGGCTGGAAGGTGTATGACCCAGCAGCAGAATACAGACGTCAG GGGCTTCCTAATGAGAGCTGGACCATCAGTAAGATAAACAGCACCTACGAGCTATGTGACACGTATCCTTCCATCCTGGTCATCCCCAccaacatcacagatgaagacaTCAAACGAGTGGCTGTGTTCAGAGCCAAGCACCGTATACCG GTCTTGTCCTGGATCCACCCGGAGTCTCAGGCCACCATTGTACGCTGTAGCCAGCCGCTAGTTGGGCCGTCAGACCGTCGCTGTAAAGAAGACGAACGCTTTCTCCAAATCATCATGGACGCCAACGCTCAGTCCCACAAGCTCACCATCTTTGATGCCCGACAGAGCAGCGTGGCCATCACCAACAAG GGAAAGGATGGAGGGTATGAAAGCGAGAGTTTCTACCCCAATGTAGAGCTAAACTTCCTGGAAATTCCAAACATTCATGTGATGAGGGAGTCTCTCAGGAAGATGAAGGATGTCGTTTATCCTACCATAGACGAAGCCCACTGGCACTCCTTTATCGACCAGACGCACTGGCTGGAGTACATACGG CTGTTATTAGCAGGAGCAGCAAAGGTAGCTGATAAGCTGGAGTCTGGGAAGACGTCGGTGGTGGTTCACTGCAGCGACGGCTGGGACAGGACAGCCCAGCTTACCTCTCTGGCCATGCTGATGCTGGACAGTTACTATCGCACACTGAGAGGCTTCCAG GTTTTAGTGGAGAAGGAGTGGATTAGTTTTGGACACAAGTTTGCTGCT CGCGTGGGCCACGGTGATGAGAACCATGCTAACTCAGAGCGCTCGCCTCTGTTCGTCCAGTTTATCGACTGCGTCTGGCAGATGACTCGACAG TTCCCAGCAGCCTTTGAGTTCAATGAGCTCTTCCTGATCACCGTGCTGGACCATCTGTACAGCTGTCTGTTTGGTACATTCCTCTACAGCAGTGAACAGGAGCGGGCCAACCAG GAGGTTCCAGCCAAGACTGTGTCTCTCTGGTCGTACATCAACAG CCAGCCCGAGGACTTCACCAACCCCTTCTACGTGGACTATGAAAACCACGTTCTCTACCCGATGGTTTCGCCCAGACACCTGGAGCTTTGGACCAGTTACTATGCCCGCTGGAACCCACGCATGAGGCCACAG
- the LOC101475552 gene encoding phosphatidylinositol-3,5-bisphosphate 3-phosphatase MTMR2 isoform X2 has translation MEKQAGGAGAGDGAGANRKPWGSPTCGAAAGDTLDSPTGSHVEWCKQLIAATISSQISGSVQPDIGSRDIKAGRRPDFMVSKRLNRRDSQDEGLCYHGDIDSEHPSSALTLPGLRYGAQVKMFQNQVPLLPGETIQTTVKDVMYICPFSGLVTGTLTITDYKLYFISVEKDSPFILDVNLGVISRIESISVPNQGENNKGLELVCKDMRSPRFAYKMEESQPDVVEVLTKHAFPLSHSLPLFAFLYKEQFPVDGWKVYDPAAEYRRQGLPNESWTISKINSTYELCDTYPSILVIPTNITDEDIKRVAVFRAKHRIPVLSWIHPESQATIVRCSQPLVGPSDRRCKEDERFLQIIMDANAQSHKLTIFDARQSSVAITNKGKDGGYESESFYPNVELNFLEIPNIHVMRESLRKMKDVVYPTIDEAHWHSFIDQTHWLEYIRLLLAGAAKVADKLESGKTSVVVHCSDGWDRTAQLTSLAMLMLDSYYRTLRGFQVLVEKEWISFGHKFAARVGHGDENHANSERSPLFVQFIDCVWQMTRQFPAAFEFNELFLITVLDHLYSCLFGTFLYSSEQERANQEVPAKTVSLWSYINSQPEDFTNPFYVDYENHVLYPMVSPRHLELWTSYYARWNPRMRPQVPVHQTLKDLLILRAELQRRVEELQREASSHSLSSSSDHSPTHTAGTPLHTAV, from the exons ATGGAGAAACAGGCCGGAGGTGCCGGCGCTGGGGACGGTGCAGGGGCGAACAGAAAGCCGTGGGGCTCGCCGACTTGCGGCGCGGCAGCCGGTGATACCCTGGACAG TCCAACAGGTTCTCACGTAGAATGGTGTAAACAGCTAATAGCAGCCACAATCTCCAGTCAGATCTCAGGATCAGTCCAACCAGACATTGGGAGCAGGGACATCAAG GCTGGGAGAAGACCAGACTTCATG GTGTCCAAGAGGCTGAATCGCAGG GATTCACAGGATGAAGGGCTTTGTTACCATGGAGACATTGACTCTGAGCATCCTTCCAGTGCTTTG ACCCTCCCAGGTCTGAGATACGGAGCACAGGTCAAAATGTTCCAGAACCAGGTTCCTCTGCTCCCTGGAGAGACCATCCAAACTACAG TCAAGGATGTGATGTACATTTGTCCATTCAGCGGTCTGGTTACTGGGACTTtgaccatcacagactacaagcTGTACTTCATCAGTGTGGAAAAG GACTCTCCCTTCATTCTGGATGTGAACCTGGGAGTCATCAGCAGGATCGAATCTATCAGTGTTCCCAACCAAGGAGAGAACAACAAGGGACTGGAGCTGGTCTGCAAG GACATGAGGAGTCCCAGGTTTGCCTATAAGATGGAGGAGAGCCAGCCGGACGTGGTGGAGGTGCTGACCAAACATGCCTTTCCTCTGTCCCACAGTCTG CCCTTGTTTGCCTTCCTGTACAAAGAGCAGTTTCCTGTGGACGGCTGGAAGGTGTATGACCCAGCAGCAGAATACAGACGTCAG GGGCTTCCTAATGAGAGCTGGACCATCAGTAAGATAAACAGCACCTACGAGCTATGTGACACGTATCCTTCCATCCTGGTCATCCCCAccaacatcacagatgaagacaTCAAACGAGTGGCTGTGTTCAGAGCCAAGCACCGTATACCG GTCTTGTCCTGGATCCACCCGGAGTCTCAGGCCACCATTGTACGCTGTAGCCAGCCGCTAGTTGGGCCGTCAGACCGTCGCTGTAAAGAAGACGAACGCTTTCTCCAAATCATCATGGACGCCAACGCTCAGTCCCACAAGCTCACCATCTTTGATGCCCGACAGAGCAGCGTGGCCATCACCAACAAG GGAAAGGATGGAGGGTATGAAAGCGAGAGTTTCTACCCCAATGTAGAGCTAAACTTCCTGGAAATTCCAAACATTCATGTGATGAGGGAGTCTCTCAGGAAGATGAAGGATGTCGTTTATCCTACCATAGACGAAGCCCACTGGCACTCCTTTATCGACCAGACGCACTGGCTGGAGTACATACGG CTGTTATTAGCAGGAGCAGCAAAGGTAGCTGATAAGCTGGAGTCTGGGAAGACGTCGGTGGTGGTTCACTGCAGCGACGGCTGGGACAGGACAGCCCAGCTTACCTCTCTGGCCATGCTGATGCTGGACAGTTACTATCGCACACTGAGAGGCTTCCAG GTTTTAGTGGAGAAGGAGTGGATTAGTTTTGGACACAAGTTTGCTGCT CGCGTGGGCCACGGTGATGAGAACCATGCTAACTCAGAGCGCTCGCCTCTGTTCGTCCAGTTTATCGACTGCGTCTGGCAGATGACTCGACAG TTCCCAGCAGCCTTTGAGTTCAATGAGCTCTTCCTGATCACCGTGCTGGACCATCTGTACAGCTGTCTGTTTGGTACATTCCTCTACAGCAGTGAACAGGAGCGGGCCAACCAG GAGGTTCCAGCCAAGACTGTGTCTCTCTGGTCGTACATCAACAG CCAGCCCGAGGACTTCACCAACCCCTTCTACGTGGACTATGAAAACCACGTTCTCTACCCGATGGTTTCGCCCAGACACCTGGAGCTTTGGACCAGTTACTATGCCCGCTGGAACCCACGCATGAGGCCACAG
- the LOC101475552 gene encoding phosphatidylinositol-3,5-bisphosphate 3-phosphatase MTMR2 isoform X4: protein MEKQAGGAGAGDGAGANRKPWGSPTCGAAAGDTLDSPTGSHVEWCKQLIAATISSQISGSVQPDIGSRDIKVSKRLNRRDSQDEGLCYHGDIDSEHPSSALTLPGLRYGAQVKMFQNQVPLLPGETIQTTVKDVMYICPFSGLVTGTLTITDYKLYFISVEKDSPFILDVNLGVISRIESISVPNQGENNKGLELVCKDMRSPRFAYKMEESQPDVVEVLTKHAFPLSHSLPLFAFLYKEQFPVDGWKVYDPAAEYRRQGLPNESWTISKINSTYELCDTYPSILVIPTNITDEDIKRVAVFRAKHRIPVLSWIHPESQATIVRCSQPLVGPSDRRCKEDERFLQIIMDANAQSHKLTIFDARQSSVAITNKGKDGGYESESFYPNVELNFLEIPNIHVMRESLRKMKDVVYPTIDEAHWHSFIDQTHWLEYIRLLLAGAAKVADKLESGKTSVVVHCSDGWDRTAQLTSLAMLMLDSYYRTLRGFQVLVEKEWISFGHKFAARVGHGDENHANSERSPLFVQFIDCVWQMTRQFPAAFEFNELFLITVLDHLYSCLFGTFLYSSEQERANQEVPAKTVSLWSYINSQPEDFTNPFYVDYENHVLYPMVSPRHLELWTSYYARWNPRMRPQVPVHQTLKDLLILRAELQRRVEELQREASSHSLSSSSDHSPTHTAGTPLHTAV, encoded by the exons ATGGAGAAACAGGCCGGAGGTGCCGGCGCTGGGGACGGTGCAGGGGCGAACAGAAAGCCGTGGGGCTCGCCGACTTGCGGCGCGGCAGCCGGTGATACCCTGGACAG TCCAACAGGTTCTCACGTAGAATGGTGTAAACAGCTAATAGCAGCCACAATCTCCAGTCAGATCTCAGGATCAGTCCAACCAGACATTGGGAGCAGGGACATCAAG GTGTCCAAGAGGCTGAATCGCAGG GATTCACAGGATGAAGGGCTTTGTTACCATGGAGACATTGACTCTGAGCATCCTTCCAGTGCTTTG ACCCTCCCAGGTCTGAGATACGGAGCACAGGTCAAAATGTTCCAGAACCAGGTTCCTCTGCTCCCTGGAGAGACCATCCAAACTACAG TCAAGGATGTGATGTACATTTGTCCATTCAGCGGTCTGGTTACTGGGACTTtgaccatcacagactacaagcTGTACTTCATCAGTGTGGAAAAG GACTCTCCCTTCATTCTGGATGTGAACCTGGGAGTCATCAGCAGGATCGAATCTATCAGTGTTCCCAACCAAGGAGAGAACAACAAGGGACTGGAGCTGGTCTGCAAG GACATGAGGAGTCCCAGGTTTGCCTATAAGATGGAGGAGAGCCAGCCGGACGTGGTGGAGGTGCTGACCAAACATGCCTTTCCTCTGTCCCACAGTCTG CCCTTGTTTGCCTTCCTGTACAAAGAGCAGTTTCCTGTGGACGGCTGGAAGGTGTATGACCCAGCAGCAGAATACAGACGTCAG GGGCTTCCTAATGAGAGCTGGACCATCAGTAAGATAAACAGCACCTACGAGCTATGTGACACGTATCCTTCCATCCTGGTCATCCCCAccaacatcacagatgaagacaTCAAACGAGTGGCTGTGTTCAGAGCCAAGCACCGTATACCG GTCTTGTCCTGGATCCACCCGGAGTCTCAGGCCACCATTGTACGCTGTAGCCAGCCGCTAGTTGGGCCGTCAGACCGTCGCTGTAAAGAAGACGAACGCTTTCTCCAAATCATCATGGACGCCAACGCTCAGTCCCACAAGCTCACCATCTTTGATGCCCGACAGAGCAGCGTGGCCATCACCAACAAG GGAAAGGATGGAGGGTATGAAAGCGAGAGTTTCTACCCCAATGTAGAGCTAAACTTCCTGGAAATTCCAAACATTCATGTGATGAGGGAGTCTCTCAGGAAGATGAAGGATGTCGTTTATCCTACCATAGACGAAGCCCACTGGCACTCCTTTATCGACCAGACGCACTGGCTGGAGTACATACGG CTGTTATTAGCAGGAGCAGCAAAGGTAGCTGATAAGCTGGAGTCTGGGAAGACGTCGGTGGTGGTTCACTGCAGCGACGGCTGGGACAGGACAGCCCAGCTTACCTCTCTGGCCATGCTGATGCTGGACAGTTACTATCGCACACTGAGAGGCTTCCAG GTTTTAGTGGAGAAGGAGTGGATTAGTTTTGGACACAAGTTTGCTGCT CGCGTGGGCCACGGTGATGAGAACCATGCTAACTCAGAGCGCTCGCCTCTGTTCGTCCAGTTTATCGACTGCGTCTGGCAGATGACTCGACAG TTCCCAGCAGCCTTTGAGTTCAATGAGCTCTTCCTGATCACCGTGCTGGACCATCTGTACAGCTGTCTGTTTGGTACATTCCTCTACAGCAGTGAACAGGAGCGGGCCAACCAG GAGGTTCCAGCCAAGACTGTGTCTCTCTGGTCGTACATCAACAG CCAGCCCGAGGACTTCACCAACCCCTTCTACGTGGACTATGAAAACCACGTTCTCTACCCGATGGTTTCGCCCAGACACCTGGAGCTTTGGACCAGTTACTATGCCCGCTGGAACCCACGCATGAGGCCACAG
- the LOC101475552 gene encoding phosphatidylinositol-3,5-bisphosphate 3-phosphatase MTMR2 isoform X7, with translation MEKQAGGAGAGDGAGANRKPWGSPTCGAAAGDTLDSPTGSHVEWCKQLIAATISSQISGSVQPDIGSRDIKAGRRPDFMVSKRLNRRTLPGLRYGAQVKMFQNQVPLLPGETIQTTVKDVMYICPFSGLVTGTLTITDYKLYFISVEKDSPFILDVNLGVISRIESISVPNQGENNKGLELVCKDMRSPRFAYKMEESQPDVVEVLTKHAFPLSHSLPLFAFLYKEQFPVDGWKVYDPAAEYRRQGLPNESWTISKINSTYELCDTYPSILVIPTNITDEDIKRVAVFRAKHRIPVLSWIHPESQATIVRCSQPLVGPSDRRCKEDERFLQIIMDANAQSHKLTIFDARQSSVAITNKGKDGGYESESFYPNVELNFLEIPNIHVMRESLRKMKDVVYPTIDEAHWHSFIDQTHWLEYIRLLLAGAAKVADKLESGKTSVVVHCSDGWDRTAQLTSLAMLMLDSYYRTLRGFQVLVEKEWISFGHKFAARVGHGDENHANSERSPLFVQFIDCVWQMTRQFPAAFEFNELFLITVLDHLYSCLFGTFLYSSEQERANQEVPAKTVSLWSYINSQPEDFTNPFYVDYENHVLYPMVSPRHLELWTSYYARWNPRMRPQVPVHQTLKDLLILRAELQRRVEELQREASSHSLSSSSDHSPTHTAGTPLHTAV, from the exons ATGGAGAAACAGGCCGGAGGTGCCGGCGCTGGGGACGGTGCAGGGGCGAACAGAAAGCCGTGGGGCTCGCCGACTTGCGGCGCGGCAGCCGGTGATACCCTGGACAG TCCAACAGGTTCTCACGTAGAATGGTGTAAACAGCTAATAGCAGCCACAATCTCCAGTCAGATCTCAGGATCAGTCCAACCAGACATTGGGAGCAGGGACATCAAG GCTGGGAGAAGACCAGACTTCATG GTGTCCAAGAGGCTGAATCGCAGG ACCCTCCCAGGTCTGAGATACGGAGCACAGGTCAAAATGTTCCAGAACCAGGTTCCTCTGCTCCCTGGAGAGACCATCCAAACTACAG TCAAGGATGTGATGTACATTTGTCCATTCAGCGGTCTGGTTACTGGGACTTtgaccatcacagactacaagcTGTACTTCATCAGTGTGGAAAAG GACTCTCCCTTCATTCTGGATGTGAACCTGGGAGTCATCAGCAGGATCGAATCTATCAGTGTTCCCAACCAAGGAGAGAACAACAAGGGACTGGAGCTGGTCTGCAAG GACATGAGGAGTCCCAGGTTTGCCTATAAGATGGAGGAGAGCCAGCCGGACGTGGTGGAGGTGCTGACCAAACATGCCTTTCCTCTGTCCCACAGTCTG CCCTTGTTTGCCTTCCTGTACAAAGAGCAGTTTCCTGTGGACGGCTGGAAGGTGTATGACCCAGCAGCAGAATACAGACGTCAG GGGCTTCCTAATGAGAGCTGGACCATCAGTAAGATAAACAGCACCTACGAGCTATGTGACACGTATCCTTCCATCCTGGTCATCCCCAccaacatcacagatgaagacaTCAAACGAGTGGCTGTGTTCAGAGCCAAGCACCGTATACCG GTCTTGTCCTGGATCCACCCGGAGTCTCAGGCCACCATTGTACGCTGTAGCCAGCCGCTAGTTGGGCCGTCAGACCGTCGCTGTAAAGAAGACGAACGCTTTCTCCAAATCATCATGGACGCCAACGCTCAGTCCCACAAGCTCACCATCTTTGATGCCCGACAGAGCAGCGTGGCCATCACCAACAAG GGAAAGGATGGAGGGTATGAAAGCGAGAGTTTCTACCCCAATGTAGAGCTAAACTTCCTGGAAATTCCAAACATTCATGTGATGAGGGAGTCTCTCAGGAAGATGAAGGATGTCGTTTATCCTACCATAGACGAAGCCCACTGGCACTCCTTTATCGACCAGACGCACTGGCTGGAGTACATACGG CTGTTATTAGCAGGAGCAGCAAAGGTAGCTGATAAGCTGGAGTCTGGGAAGACGTCGGTGGTGGTTCACTGCAGCGACGGCTGGGACAGGACAGCCCAGCTTACCTCTCTGGCCATGCTGATGCTGGACAGTTACTATCGCACACTGAGAGGCTTCCAG GTTTTAGTGGAGAAGGAGTGGATTAGTTTTGGACACAAGTTTGCTGCT CGCGTGGGCCACGGTGATGAGAACCATGCTAACTCAGAGCGCTCGCCTCTGTTCGTCCAGTTTATCGACTGCGTCTGGCAGATGACTCGACAG TTCCCAGCAGCCTTTGAGTTCAATGAGCTCTTCCTGATCACCGTGCTGGACCATCTGTACAGCTGTCTGTTTGGTACATTCCTCTACAGCAGTGAACAGGAGCGGGCCAACCAG GAGGTTCCAGCCAAGACTGTGTCTCTCTGGTCGTACATCAACAG CCAGCCCGAGGACTTCACCAACCCCTTCTACGTGGACTATGAAAACCACGTTCTCTACCCGATGGTTTCGCCCAGACACCTGGAGCTTTGGACCAGTTACTATGCCCGCTGGAACCCACGCATGAGGCCACAG